The Thermoplasmata archaeon genomic interval CCCAAATCCGTCACCGATCGTTACCCGGTCCGGTCCTCGTGAGCTACCGCGCGGTCCTCGGCAACCGGAGGTTCGTCCTCTACCTGGCGATGACGGCCGCGGACAACATGGGCTACTCCTTGTCCATCGTCGCGATCCCAATCGCATCGCGCTGGCGGACGGCGCGGCAGGTTCTTTACAGAGAGCCTCCATAGGCGCAATGGCCCGTCCACGACCGCCATTGTGGATAGGAAAGCGGAGCGTCGGAGCGAAGCATGAGTCCTGACCCGAGAAGAGCAACGTCTCGGCCCACCGGAAGGAAGGGGCTGGTTCTGGCCGCGGGAATCATCGTCGTTCTCGGGGTTCTCCTGGGCGCGATTCTCGCCGTGGGTCTCAACTTGGACCGCGCCATCGACGAGAGCAACCCTCCCACGCTGACGCACATCTACCTGAGCATGGCCTTCAACCCGTACAGCGGGCTGGACGAGGTGTTCCCCGCGAACTTCACGATTCCTGCCGGGGCCGACGTCATGTTCACGGTCACGAACTACGACAACGCGACGAACCCGATCCCGGACGCGCTCGCCGTCGTGGCCGGAGTCCGGGATGTGACGGGAGCCGCGACGAGCGGGCGCAACGTGACCCACACGTTCACGGTCCATGCGCTGGGGATCAACGTGCCGATTCCTCCGGCACAAGGCCGGCGGCCCGCGATCGTCACCTTCACCGTGCACGTGGACGCGCGCGGAGACTACGCGTGGATGTGCATGGCCCCCTGCGATCCGGTGTCCATGGTGACCCCGGGGTTCATGCGGGGGACGATGACGGTCGCCTGAGGGCGTTCAACCCGGTCATCATCGCCTTGCGCGAGGCCCGATCGACAGCTTTCGGATAGCACCGAGCGCGACGCCCTTGAGCTTCCCGCCCCGCCCACGGAGTGATTCTCGCGTCCCCTCTCCCTGGAGAAAGCTTGATATATGTATCTTGTTATCAAATCCTTGCTATATTGATGAAGAATATCACATCGACATACATAATCCGCCGCCTTGCAGAGCTCCAGGTCACCTCCTTCCGCGACGAGGAGTTCAGTCGCCTCTTCGGACTCACTCGAACTCGAGGCTACCAGGTCCTTCACCGGCTCGTGGGTTCGGGGCTCCTCCACCGGATTGCCCGGGGTCGATACGTCGTCGGCGGCCCGGGAGAGGGAACCGCCCTGGGCCAGCCCTTCTTCCTTGCCACGCGGATCGTGGAGCCCTCGTACGTAGGCTTCTGGAGCGCCTTGGCCTACTACGGATGGACCGAGCAGGCGCCTCGCGTGATCTTCGTGGCGACGACGAGGCGGTCGGGTCGAAAGGTCATGGGGGCGGTCTCCGTGCGGTTCGTCCGGCTTCGGCCCTCGCGATTCTTCGGCTATGCGGCCGTCCGCCAAGGGAACCTGGAGTTCCCGATGGCGGAGCCGGAGAAGGCGATCGTCGACTCCCTCCTCCTCCCGGAGCACTCGGGCGGGATGGAGCTCGTGGCCTCGGCGCTGCGGGAGGCCCTGCCCGGCCTGGATCGATCGAAACTCGAGAGCTACGCCATGCGCACGGGCGTCCGGAGTCTCGCCTCCCGCCTCGGATACCTCCTCGAACGGTCGGGCATCGCCTCGGAGTCCCTCCGGCCGGCGAGCTCTTCCGTCTACGTGAAGCTCGACCCCCGCGGCCCCCGACGGGGTTGCTACGACTCGCGCTGGCGGGTGCTCGACAACCTCCCGGAGGCGGCCTGATGCTCGCGCGTACGCAACTCGAGGTCATCGCGCGGCGGGAGGGCGTCCCGCTCCATGTGGTGGAGTGGGACTACCTCCAGCACCTCTTCCTGCGCCATGGCGGGCACGGGCCGCTGGCGTTCAAGGGGGGCACCTGCCTGCGGATCGCCTACGGGAGCCCGCGCTACTCCGAGGATCTCGACTTCAACGCGGACGGCGAAATGTCCGAGGCCCTGGACCATGTGAGGGCTGCGGCCCGCCGACTCGCGGATTACGGCATTCGGGCCGAGGTCGTGCGGCGTCCGACCCGGGAGGGCCTCGCGGCCATCCTGCGGTCGGAAGGCCCCCTGTACACGGGGGACCCGCGAAGCCGGGCCGGGATCCGCCTCGAGGTCAGCCTGCGGCACGAGACCGTGGCGACCGAGGAGGTGTTCGTGCCTCGGACGCCGTACGCCGACGTACCCCAGCTCGTCCTTCGTGTCCTGACGAAAGACCATCTCCTCGCGGAGAAGGTCCGCGCCCTCCTGGTCCGTGGGAAGCCGCGGGACCTGTACGACGTGCACTTCCTCCTTGTGCGGGGAGCGACCGCGCCTCGTGAACTCTTGGACCTCAAGATGGGCCTCTACCGCCGGCGGTTCACCGCGTCGGGGCTGGAGAAAGGGATCGCTTCCGCGCGACCGGCGTGGGCAAGGGATCTCGGGTCCCTGCTGGGCCAGGTCCCGCCGTTCGAACCAATCGCCGACGAGGTCCGTGCCCGACTAGGCGTGGTTCGACCGGGACTTGGCGGAAGACGGCCTCGGCGGACGCGTTAGGCGAAGGCGCGCCGGACGCGCTCGAGGAGGCGCCGCTTCCGTCGGGCTTCCGGATTCGCCCGGAGCGTCTGCGGGTCGAGGTACCTGGGTCCGGATGGAGCGGCCGCTCGGTCGGTCGCCACCCGGCTTCGAC includes:
- a CDS encoding type IV toxin-antitoxin system AbiEi family antitoxin produces the protein MKNITSTYIIRRLAELQVTSFRDEEFSRLFGLTRTRGYQVLHRLVGSGLLHRIARGRYVVGGPGEGTALGQPFFLATRIVEPSYVGFWSALAYYGWTEQAPRVIFVATTRRSGRKVMGAVSVRFVRLRPSRFFGYAAVRQGNLEFPMAEPEKAIVDSLLLPEHSGGMELVASALREALPGLDRSKLESYAMRTGVRSLASRLGYLLERSGIASESLRPASSSVYVKLDPRGPRRGCYDSRWRVLDNLPEAA
- a CDS encoding nucleotidyl transferase AbiEii/AbiGii toxin family protein, coding for MLARTQLEVIARREGVPLHVVEWDYLQHLFLRHGGHGPLAFKGGTCLRIAYGSPRYSEDLDFNADGEMSEALDHVRAAARRLADYGIRAEVVRRPTREGLAAILRSEGPLYTGDPRSRAGIRLEVSLRHETVATEEVFVPRTPYADVPQLVLRVLTKDHLLAEKVRALLVRGKPRDLYDVHFLLVRGATAPRELLDLKMGLYRRRFTASGLEKGIASARPAWARDLGSLLGQVPPFEPIADEVRARLGVVRPGLGGRRPRRTR